In Flammeovirgaceae bacterium 311, one DNA window encodes the following:
- a CDS encoding DNA primase (COG0358 DNA primase (bacterial type)), whose translation MRIGQDIIAELQQRLDIEEVVGDYVTLKRKGRNLWACCPFHDEKSPSFSVAPDKGIYKCFGCGKAGDAINFVMEVDSLSFTDAVKQLAQKYGIELPEEEPEPQDLQEHQEKESLYIVLKFAADYFQQLLKEHPEGKSIGYSYLKERGFPDAIIQKFELGYSIDAWDGLLKAATEKGYSADLLDKAGLIIRKEDKTYDRFRGRVIFPIHHPSGKPIAFGARQLKTDKKQPKYINSPETPVYHKSNVLYGMHLAKKLIRQHDNCYLVEGYTDVISLHLCGIENVVASSGTSLTVEQIRLISRYSKHITVLYDGDPAGMKASLRGIDMILEGGLLAKVVVFPEGEDPDSYSRKVGATAFAAYLKEEATDFVVFKTKLLLKEAGNDPLRRTEVARDILGSIALLADPVAQSVYLRECSTLLNVDEAVLMAELQKLLRRKKGQEAHDYAAAAADPLPQAAPAEPQKATTSEESLSLQERESVRLLLRYGFHQVGENLPLHQYLLQEVAEIDFQTPVYREILDLYRQQLQSGKVINEQFLLQHGSAAVKEVVADLSISRYELSNAWQERHNIYTTQESDHLEKAALQNILRLKFRLVRTLIRENQQQLHGNISPEEVDQVLLVHQELKKAEMELAGLLGNVIAG comes from the coding sequence ATGCGCATTGGGCAGGACATTATAGCGGAGTTGCAGCAACGGCTGGACATTGAGGAAGTTGTAGGAGATTATGTTACACTAAAGCGAAAAGGACGCAATCTGTGGGCCTGCTGCCCCTTTCATGACGAAAAATCTCCCTCTTTTTCCGTAGCACCCGATAAAGGTATATACAAATGCTTTGGCTGCGGCAAAGCCGGCGATGCCATTAATTTTGTAATGGAGGTAGACAGCCTAAGCTTTACAGACGCCGTAAAGCAGCTGGCGCAAAAATATGGTATAGAGCTGCCCGAAGAAGAACCCGAGCCCCAGGACCTGCAGGAGCACCAGGAAAAAGAAAGTCTCTACATTGTACTTAAATTTGCTGCCGATTACTTTCAGCAGCTGTTAAAGGAGCACCCCGAGGGTAAAAGCATTGGCTACAGCTACCTGAAAGAACGTGGCTTTCCCGATGCAATCATTCAAAAATTTGAGCTGGGCTACAGCATAGATGCCTGGGATGGCCTGTTGAAAGCCGCAACAGAAAAAGGCTACAGCGCCGACCTGCTCGATAAGGCCGGTCTGATCATTCGCAAGGAAGACAAGACCTACGACCGCTTCAGGGGCCGGGTGATCTTCCCCATCCACCACCCCTCGGGTAAACCCATTGCCTTTGGTGCCCGCCAGCTTAAAACCGATAAGAAGCAGCCAAAATACATTAACTCGCCGGAAACACCCGTTTACCACAAAAGCAATGTGCTGTATGGCATGCACCTGGCGAAGAAACTGATACGCCAGCACGATAACTGCTACCTGGTAGAAGGCTATACCGATGTTATTTCGCTGCACCTTTGCGGCATCGAAAATGTAGTGGCCTCCAGCGGCACATCACTTACCGTAGAGCAAATTCGCCTGATCAGCCGCTATAGCAAACACATCACTGTGCTTTATGATGGCGACCCTGCCGGCATGAAAGCCTCTCTGCGCGGTATTGATATGATTCTGGAAGGTGGATTGCTGGCCAAGGTAGTGGTGTTTCCCGAGGGTGAAGACCCCGACAGCTACAGCCGCAAAGTAGGCGCAACAGCATTTGCCGCTTACCTTAAGGAAGAGGCCACCGACTTTGTGGTATTCAAGACCAAGCTCCTTTTAAAAGAGGCTGGCAACGACCCCCTGCGCCGAACCGAGGTAGCACGCGATATTTTAGGAAGCATAGCCCTGCTGGCTGATCCGGTTGCACAATCTGTTTACCTGCGGGAGTGCAGCACCCTGCTGAACGTAGATGAAGCGGTGCTGATGGCAGAGCTGCAAAAACTGCTGCGCCGCAAAAAGGGGCAGGAAGCTCACGACTATGCGGCAGCGGCAGCAGATCCCCTGCCCCAGGCAGCTCCTGCCGAGCCGCAAAAAGCCACCACCAGCGAAGAAAGCCTTTCGCTGCAGGAGCGGGAAAGTGTGCGCCTGCTGCTTCGCTATGGCTTTCATCAGGTGGGTGAAAACCTGCCCCTGCACCAGTACCTGCTGCAGGAAGTGGCCGAGATTGATTTTCAGACCCCTGTGTACCGCGAAATTCTGGACCTGTACCGCCAGCAGCTGCAGTCGGGCAAAGTGATCAATGAGCAATTCCTGCTGCAGCATGGCAGTGCAGCGGTAAAAGAGGTAGTAGCCGATTTGAGCATTAGCCGCTACGAATTAAGCAATGCCTGGCAGGAGCGCCATAACATTTATACAACCCAGGAATCAGACCACCTGGAGAAGGCAGCCCTGCAAAACATACTACGCTTAAAATTCCGGCTGGTACGTACCCTTATACGCGAAAATCAGCAACAACTGCACGGCAATATCAGCCCCGAAGAGGTAGACCAGGTACTGCTGGTACATCAGGAATTAAAAAAAGCAGAAATGGAGTTAGCAGGTCTTTTAGGCAATGTTATTGCCGGATAA